A window of Cellulomonas sp. SLBN-39 genomic DNA:
CGGACGGTGCGCTGCCCGAGGGCGTGCGCGTCTTCGGGCCCGTCGGCCCGGGGTACCCCCCGGTGCTGCCGTCGCTGAACCTGGAGCCCGAGTACGTCGAGGTCGTCGGCGGCACCGCCTACGTGACGCTCCAGGAGGCGAACGCGATCGCGACGGTCGACCTGGCGTCGGCCACGGTCACGGACCTGTGGGCGCTGGGCACGCAGGACCACGGCGACGTCGCGCTCGACCCGTCGGACCGTGACGGCGGCGTCGCGCTGCGCACGTTCGAGGGCCTGCGCGGCATGTACCAGCCCGACGCGATCACCTCGTACGAGGCGGGCGGGGCCACGTACCTCGTCACCGCGAACGAGGGCGACGTGCGCGAGTGGGGCGACTACGTCGAGTCCGCCCGCGTGAAGGACCTCGGCGACGACGGCCTCGCACCGGTGTGCGCCCCGCTCGCCGGGCTGACCGGTGACGCGGACCTGGGCCGCCTCAACGTCTCGACGGCGTCGGGCCTGTCGGAGGACGGCTCCTGCTACGCCGAGCTGCACGCGTTCGGGTCGCGGTCGTTCTCGATCTGGTCGACCGACGGCACGCGGGTGTACGACTCGGGGTCCTCGTTCGAGCAGGTCACGGCCGCGGCCGCGCCCGAGGCGTTCAACTCGAACCACACGGTCACGAACCTCGAGGGTCGCAGCGACGACAAGGGCCCCGAGCCGGAGGCCGTCGCGGTCGGCGAGGTCGGCGGGCGCACGTACGCGTTCGTCGGGTTCGAGCGCGTGGGCGGCGTCGCCGTCTACGACGTCACGGACCCCGCCGACGTGGCCTACGTCAGCTACGTCAACAACCGGGACCTGTCGGTGTCCGTCGAGGACGGCGGCGACCTGGCCGCCGCCGGCGACCTCGGGCCGGAGTCGATCGCGTTCATCTCCGCCGAGGACTCCCCGACGGGGGCGCCGCTGCTCGCCGTGGGCAACGAGGTGTCCGGCACCACGACGCTCTTCGCCGTCGAGACCGACGGCACCGTGGAGCTGCAGCTGCTGGGCATCAACGACTTCCACGGGCGGATCGAGGCCGGGTCCGGCGGGGTCGCCGGTGCGGCCGTCCTGGCCGGGGCCGTCGACGAGCTCCGCGCGGAGAACCCCGCGACGGTCTTCGTCTCCGCGGGCGACAACGTGGGCGCGTCGACGTTCACGTCGTTCATCGCCCAGGACCGGCCGACGATCGACGCGCTGAACGCCACCGGCCTGGAGGTCACGGCGGTGGGCAACCACGAGCTCGACGGCGGCTTCGACGACCTGGTCGACCGGATCGCCCCCGCGTCGGACTACCCGCACCTGGGCGCCAACGTGTACCGCGCGGGCGCCGACGAGCCGGCGCTGCCCGAGTACGAGGTCGTCGAGCGTGACGGCGTCCGGATCGGTTTCGTCGGCGTGGTCACCGAGCAGACGGCGACGCTCGTCTCCCCCGCGGGCATCGCGGGCATCACGTTCGGCGACCCCGTCGAGGCCCTCGACCGGGTCGCGGCACGCCTGCACGCCGAGGACCTGGCGGACGTCGTCGTGGCGCTCGTCCACGACGGCGCGGAGTCGAGCGTGTGCGAGGACGTCGAGGCCGCGGACGACGCGTTCGGCCGGCTCGTGCGCGAGACCTCGGCCGACGTGGACGCGATCTTCTCCGGCCACACGCACCGCGCGTACGCGTGCACGTTCGACGTCGAGGGCTCCGACGTGCCCCGGCCCGTCGTGCAGGGCGGCCAGTACGGCACGCACCTGGCGCAGGTCGGCCTCACGTGGGACGCGGCCGCGGGCGAGCTCGTCGCGGCGTCGGCGGACGTGCTGCCGCTCGTCGTCGACGGCGCCCCCGCCTACCCGGCCGACCCCGACGTGCAGGCGGTCGTCGACGCGGCCGTCGCCGACGCCCAGGACGCCGGGTCCGTCGAGGTCGGCTCGATCACGGCCGACATCACGCGGGCCACGACGGCCGACGGATCCGAGGACCGAGGCGCGGAGTCGTCGCTGGGCAACCTCGTCGCGGACGTCCAGCTGTGGGCGACGAGCGAGGACAACCCCGCCTACGGCGGCGAGCCCGCGGACGTGGCCGTGATGAACCCGGGCGGGCTGCGTGCCGACCTGCGCTTCGGCGAGGACGGCACGCTGACCTACCGGGACGTCGCCGCGGTCCAGCCGTTCGCGAACACCCTGGTGGTCGCCGAGCTCACCGGCGAGCAGCTGGTCGACGTGCTCGAGGAGCAGTGGCAGCCCGACGGCGCGACCCGCCCGAAGCTGCACCTCGGCGTCTCGGCGAACCTGCGGTACGAGTACGTCGTGGACGCCCCGCGCGGCGAGCACGTCGTCTCCGTCGAGGTCGACGGCGCGCCCGTCGACCCGGACGCGACCTACCGCGTGGCGGTGAACTCGTTCCTCGCCTCCGGCGGCGACGCGTTCTCCACCTTCACGCAGGCCGCGTCCCGCACCGACTCCGGGCAGGTCGACCTCGCGGCGACGGTCGCCTACGTGCAGGCGCACAGCCCGGTCGAGCCGGCGTCCACGGGGCGCGCGGTGGTCACGGTCGGCGGCGACGACGACGGCAGCCCGACGCCGTCGCCCACGCCGGCACCGACCGCGCCGGACGCCGGGGCGGGCTGGGTCACGATCGACCTCGGTGCGGTCGAGGTGCGGCGCGGCGGCGAGCTGCGCGCGGACCTCATGGGCCTCGAGCCCGGGCAGCGCGTCACCGTCACGGCCCGCTCGACGCCGACGGTGATCGGCACGTTCACCGCGGACGCCGACGGGCAGGTGCTGGTGCGCTGGCGCGTGCCGGCGGACTTCCCGCTGGGCGAGCACACGCTCGAGGTGACGTCCCAGGGCCTGGACCCCGCGTCGGCGACGTTCGAGGTGCTGGCCGCGTCCG
This region includes:
- a CDS encoding choice-of-anchor I family protein, producing MSDQRPAHPSRSRRLTATLATTALAATTLVTGALVAPATASVVAEPVRHAADDASVRLTPVGTYATGLFDQASAEIVVHHAATQRLLVVNAESGQVDVLDASDPTAPTKVGTIAVAGVVDAEGTTIPAGAAVNSVAVRADGLVAVAVEHATKTERGWVAFVDAATLDVLGAVRAGALPDKVSISPDGAWAVSADEGEPADDYSTDPAGSVTVVALPGTVTAPGQDAVRTAGFEAYDADGALPEGVRVFGPVGPGYPPVLPSLNLEPEYVEVVGGTAYVTLQEANAIATVDLASATVTDLWALGTQDHGDVALDPSDRDGGVALRTFEGLRGMYQPDAITSYEAGGATYLVTANEGDVREWGDYVESARVKDLGDDGLAPVCAPLAGLTGDADLGRLNVSTASGLSEDGSCYAELHAFGSRSFSIWSTDGTRVYDSGSSFEQVTAAAAPEAFNSNHTVTNLEGRSDDKGPEPEAVAVGEVGGRTYAFVGFERVGGVAVYDVTDPADVAYVSYVNNRDLSVSVEDGGDLAAAGDLGPESIAFISAEDSPTGAPLLAVGNEVSGTTTLFAVETDGTVELQLLGINDFHGRIEAGSGGVAGAAVLAGAVDELRAENPATVFVSAGDNVGASTFTSFIAQDRPTIDALNATGLEVTAVGNHELDGGFDDLVDRIAPASDYPHLGANVYRAGADEPALPEYEVVERDGVRIGFVGVVTEQTATLVSPAGIAGITFGDPVEALDRVAARLHAEDLADVVVALVHDGAESSVCEDVEAADDAFGRLVRETSADVDAIFSGHTHRAYACTFDVEGSDVPRPVVQGGQYGTHLAQVGLTWDAAAGELVAASADVLPLVVDGAPAYPADPDVQAVVDAAVADAQDAGSVEVGSITADITRATTADGSEDRGAESSLGNLVADVQLWATSEDNPAYGGEPADVAVMNPGGLRADLRFGEDGTLTYRDVAAVQPFANTLVVAELTGEQLVDVLEEQWQPDGATRPKLHLGVSANLRYEYVVDAPRGEHVVSVEVDGAPVDPDATYRVAVNSFLASGGDAFSTFTQAASRTDSGQVDLAATVAYVQAHSPVEPASTGRAVVTVGGDDDGSPTPSPTPAPTAPDAGAGWVTIDLGAVEVRRGGELRADLMGLEPGQRVTVTARSTPTVIGTFTADADGQVLVRWRVPADFPLGEHTLEVTSQGLDPASATFEVLAASAPGGALASTGATVLVALLTALGLLGAGGGILWWRRRAAAA